A section of the Pseudomonas sp. Q1-7 genome encodes:
- a CDS encoding efflux transporter outer membrane subunit has translation MAMAFAGLLLSGCAIGPDYQRPEQSVPAQFKHAEGWSLASPADLEHRGRWWELYNDATLNGLQQRLEASNQTLAQSVAQYRQAQALARGARASFFPSVTANAGKTRSGQGGGDSTVRLADGSTVTSSGGGGVSKSYDVSLGVNWEIDLWGKLRRQLESDTASLQASAADLAAARLSLQSELAQNYLQLRVLDAQKRLLEATIAAYQRALTLTQNQYKAGIVTRADVAQATTQLKSTQAQVIDLKYQRAQLENALAVLVGVPPAEFSLAEVDSVPALPHVPALLPSQLLERRPDVASAERNVMAANARIGVAKSAYFPSLSLSAAGGYRSGSLHDWITTPNRFWSIGPEFAMTLFDGGLIRSQVDQAEASYDQTVAVYRQTVLDSFREAEDYLVQLDVLAEESGVQQEALDAAREALRLITNQYRAGTVDYNSVVTNQATALNNERTLLTLMGSRLTTSVQLIAALGGGWEQTQLERAESDGEALP, from the coding sequence ATGGCCATGGCCTTCGCCGGCCTGCTGTTGTCCGGCTGCGCCATCGGCCCGGACTACCAGCGTCCGGAGCAGAGCGTGCCCGCGCAGTTCAAGCACGCCGAAGGCTGGTCCCTGGCCAGCCCGGCCGACCTGGAGCACCGTGGCCGCTGGTGGGAGCTTTACAACGACGCCACCCTCAACGGCCTGCAGCAGCGCCTGGAGGCTTCGAACCAGACCCTCGCCCAGTCCGTCGCCCAGTACCGTCAGGCCCAGGCGCTGGCCCGTGGCGCGCGGGCCTCGTTTTTCCCCTCGGTGACCGCCAATGCCGGCAAGACCCGTTCCGGGCAGGGCGGTGGCGACAGCACCGTGCGCCTGGCCGACGGCTCCACCGTCACCAGCTCAGGCGGCGGCGGCGTGTCCAAGAGCTACGACGTCAGCCTCGGGGTGAACTGGGAAATCGACCTCTGGGGCAAGCTGCGCCGGCAACTGGAATCCGACACCGCGAGCCTGCAGGCCAGCGCCGCCGACCTCGCCGCCGCACGCCTCAGCCTGCAATCGGAACTGGCGCAGAACTACCTGCAATTGCGGGTGCTGGATGCACAGAAACGCCTGCTGGAGGCCACCATCGCCGCCTACCAGCGCGCCCTGACCCTGACCCAGAACCAGTACAAGGCCGGTATCGTCACCCGCGCCGACGTGGCCCAGGCCACCACTCAGCTGAAAAGTACCCAGGCCCAGGTGATCGACCTCAAGTACCAGCGCGCGCAGCTGGAGAACGCCCTCGCCGTACTGGTCGGCGTGCCGCCGGCGGAGTTCAGCCTGGCCGAGGTGGACAGCGTACCGGCGTTGCCGCACGTGCCGGCGCTGCTGCCCTCGCAACTGCTGGAACGCCGCCCCGACGTGGCCTCCGCCGAGCGCAACGTGATGGCGGCCAACGCCCGGATCGGTGTCGCCAAGTCCGCCTACTTCCCCAGCCTCAGCCTGAGCGCCGCCGGCGGCTACCGCAGCGGCAGCCTGCATGACTGGATCACCACGCCCAACCGCTTCTGGTCCATCGGCCCGGAATTCGCCATGACCCTGTTCGACGGCGGCCTGATCCGTTCCCAGGTGGACCAGGCCGAGGCCAGCTACGACCAGACCGTTGCCGTGTACCGCCAGACCGTGCTCGACAGCTTCCGCGAAGCCGAGGACTACCTGGTCCAGCTCGACGTGCTGGCCGAGGAGAGCGGTGTGCAGCAGGAAGCCCTGGACGCCGCCCGCGAAGCCCTGCGCCTGATCACCAACCAGTACCGCGCCGGCACCGTCGACTACAACAGCGTGGTCACCAACCAGGCCACCGCGCTGAACAACGAGCGCACGCTGTTGACCCTGATGGGCAGCCGCCTGACCACCAGCGTCCAGCTCATCGCCGCCCTGGGCGGGGGATGGGAACAGACGCAACTGGAGCGGGCGGAGTCGGATGGCGAGGCGCTGCCTTAA
- a CDS encoding SDR family oxidoreductase, with product MSETARTAIVTGASRGIGAAIARRLAAEGIQVVVNYASRPESAEQVVEDIRRAGGKAYPVLADVSDPVAVAVLFDQTEMEFGAIDILVNNAGVIQPGLVPLADTEMALYDRLFAINTRGTFNTLKLAASRLRSGGRIVNLSSSVVGLSLPGYAIYAASKAAVETMSAIFARELRGRNISVNCVAPGPTATNLFLEGKPPELVARLVKQAPLERLGNPEDIANLVAFLVGPEGAWVNGQTLRVNGGIV from the coding sequence ATGTCGGAAACCGCCAGAACCGCAATCGTCACCGGGGCGTCCCGGGGTATCGGCGCGGCCATAGCCCGGCGCCTGGCCGCCGAAGGTATCCAGGTGGTGGTCAATTACGCCTCCCGGCCGGAATCCGCCGAGCAGGTGGTGGAAGACATCCGGCGGGCCGGGGGCAAGGCCTACCCGGTGCTGGCCGACGTCAGCGACCCTGTGGCGGTCGCCGTGCTGTTCGACCAGACCGAAATGGAGTTCGGCGCCATCGATATCCTGGTGAACAACGCCGGGGTGATCCAGCCCGGCCTGGTGCCGCTCGCCGATACCGAGATGGCGCTCTACGACCGGCTCTTCGCCATCAACACCCGCGGCACCTTCAACACCCTCAAGCTGGCGGCGTCACGCCTGCGCAGCGGTGGGCGCATCGTCAACCTGTCCAGCAGCGTGGTGGGGCTGAGCCTGCCGGGCTACGCCATCTACGCCGCGTCCAAGGCGGCGGTGGAAACCATGAGCGCGATCTTCGCCCGCGAGCTGCGCGGGCGGAACATTTCGGTCAATTGCGTGGCGCCTGGGCCGACGGCCACCAACCTGTTCCTGGAAGGCAAACCGCCGGAACTGGTGGCGCGCCTGGTCAAGCAGGCGCCCCTGGAACGCCTGGGCAACCCCGAGGATATCGCCAACCTGGTCGCCTTCCTGGTGGGGCCCGAAGGCGCCTGGGTGAACGGGCAGACCCTCAGGGTGAACGGAGGCATCGTCTGA
- a CDS encoding DUF190 domain-containing protein codes for MKGCQLTLYTQQNRRHQGKMLADWIVGLAMEMGLRGATLVSGIEGFGHTRHIHSHHFFEMADQPMLILLALTEAECDALLKRLADEAVPLFYVRVPAEFGLLGAPVDG; via the coding sequence ATGAAGGGCTGCCAGCTCACGCTCTACACCCAGCAGAACCGGCGCCACCAGGGCAAGATGCTGGCGGACTGGATCGTCGGCCTGGCCATGGAAATGGGCCTGCGCGGCGCCACCCTGGTTTCCGGGATCGAAGGCTTCGGCCATACCCGGCACATCCATTCCCATCACTTCTTCGAGATGGCTGACCAGCCGATGCTGATTCTCCTGGCCCTGACCGAGGCGGAGTGCGATGCCCTGCTCAAGCGCCTGGCAGATGAGGCCGTGCCGCTGTTCTACGTCCGGGTTCCCGCCGAGTTCGGGCTGCTGGGCGCGCCGGTGGATGGTTGA